A single window of Acetobacteraceae bacterium DNA harbors:
- a CDS encoding AsmA family protein, protein MKKAKSIGFGLLGLSVLGLWLEGGRLVNPETLWDGLQTSLSKSTGLEWHAGHVEMTLFPRPAIEIHNLEGGIPGAIPLVSAEKTYAKLSVMTLLGYGMNIPSLTLDRAIIAYDGHPLQIRMAMKGKPSFWQKSSQTTENVNAVTSQEVSPALINAPFLTHSKISIGKIALHDSLIKWKNTVVRPGDAPVAGTLPVKNLELNHIASAHPSFFIESPEIAGKRQAWAVEGHSGALSEIPDLLVAHTDPGKRPPWPFFLKFTFPHRQTAKLTAKEDFLSVDGTIPFLGDGGQSTLLVRADLQSLSDFKRIYPEVSVPALKDLSGQASFHLVRNDDKPIVMLSAIDMNIAHSKISLLSEMADRLSQDAGEAVRKAASSAILRNLQINNLQFHLDEGQPSLLIDSETQGKGGNWQIHLALPANLFSSLPIKNENIYELSVRPGSMKATAQQNAQNPDRDIPAGFHLSGTVSPTEISGSLSGVSPAMPVVALGGGWSLADDVGRELSILHGVSMSGDFHFTHSLGDKKWNAFIHNGSFSSDELSFQTELVAGPENGSAQWKLGGTLDIAQAHLISGNLKAIGKKLDSQKRASVATPKASDMQSDDETIKVMEAARESAISNASATSADLTLTAKDFSVDDVSYHDLAAHLISHNGATHFEITKGIGDNQALSGRLDVTKQDKNYHFSMQASPMILPSQLLFETFGAPAILSGASELVGHLEGQGNDLNAILSTLTGKLGASTIDSSLKRQILVDLAGPLRAIFKLGSKDIPLRCAAAAASFNNGRGDISAFGFEANHLSLTGNGWISPLQQSLDLRLNPQMSYAGEVVNSPLEVSGEFGDLKTVVLRASGGPLGLQLGGGNNSDNCKSLLSAARMGIPGPEPKEAEGDNKGEKVASGLLRILGL, encoded by the coding sequence ATGAAGAAGGCAAAGTCGATTGGGTTTGGTCTGTTAGGACTATCGGTTCTCGGCCTATGGCTTGAGGGGGGGCGTCTTGTTAATCCAGAGACATTGTGGGATGGGTTACAGACTTCTTTATCTAAATCTACAGGTTTGGAATGGCATGCAGGCCATGTTGAAATGACCCTTTTTCCGAGACCTGCGATTGAAATTCATAATTTAGAAGGGGGCATTCCAGGTGCAATCCCTCTTGTCAGTGCGGAAAAAACATATGCTAAACTTTCCGTAATGACCTTGCTGGGTTATGGCATGAACATTCCATCGCTGACCTTGGACCGGGCAATCATTGCTTATGATGGTCACCCGTTACAGATCAGAATGGCTATGAAGGGGAAACCTTCTTTTTGGCAGAAATCGTCTCAGACGACTGAAAATGTGAATGCGGTAACCTCGCAGGAAGTCTCTCCGGCATTGATCAATGCGCCTTTTTTAACGCATTCTAAAATTTCTATTGGCAAAATTGCGCTGCATGACAGTTTAATTAAATGGAAAAATACGGTTGTGCGTCCGGGAGATGCCCCCGTTGCGGGTACTTTGCCGGTTAAAAATTTAGAACTTAATCATATTGCCTCTGCACATCCGTCTTTCTTTATCGAATCTCCAGAAATTGCAGGGAAAAGACAGGCTTGGGCGGTCGAAGGGCATTCCGGCGCTTTGTCTGAAATTCCTGATTTGCTCGTTGCGCATACAGATCCGGGGAAACGCCCGCCATGGCCTTTCTTTCTCAAATTCACCTTTCCACACCGTCAAACGGCGAAGTTGACGGCAAAAGAAGATTTTCTTTCTGTTGACGGGACGATCCCATTTTTGGGTGATGGCGGACAAAGTACATTACTTGTCAGGGCAGATTTGCAATCTCTTTCAGATTTCAAAAGAATTTATCCTGAAGTTTCGGTGCCTGCTCTAAAAGACCTTTCAGGGCAAGCCAGTTTTCATTTGGTCAGGAACGATGATAAGCCGATTGTGATGCTTTCTGCCATAGATATGAACATTGCACATTCAAAGATTTCCCTTTTGTCGGAGATGGCAGATCGTTTATCTCAAGATGCTGGAGAGGCTGTTAGAAAAGCGGCTTCCAGTGCTATTTTGAGAAATCTTCAGATAAATAATCTGCAATTTCATTTAGATGAGGGACAGCCTTCTCTGCTTATCGATTCAGAAACGCAGGGCAAGGGAGGAAATTGGCAGATTCATCTTGCATTGCCAGCAAATCTTTTCTCATCTCTTCCTATAAAAAATGAAAATATTTATGAGCTCTCGGTAAGGCCTGGCTCAATGAAAGCGACGGCGCAACAAAATGCGCAAAATCCTGATAGGGATATTCCAGCAGGTTTTCATCTTTCGGGAACGGTGTCTCCAACAGAAATATCGGGATCGCTGTCGGGTGTTTCTCCGGCAATGCCCGTTGTCGCTCTTGGAGGCGGCTGGTCTTTGGCGGATGATGTTGGACGTGAACTTTCCATTCTTCATGGGGTTTCCATGTCGGGAGATTTCCATTTTACCCATTCCTTAGGCGATAAAAAATGGAATGCCTTTATTCATAATGGTTCTTTTTCAAGTGATGAATTAAGCTTTCAGACAGAGCTTGTCGCTGGCCCTGAAAATGGATCGGCGCAATGGAAGCTTGGGGGAACGCTTGATATTGCTCAAGCGCACCTCATTTCAGGGAACCTTAAAGCGATAGGAAAAAAATTAGATTCTCAGAAAAGGGCATCCGTAGCGACACCCAAAGCCTCAGATATGCAATCTGATGATGAGACGATCAAAGTGATGGAAGCTGCACGTGAAAGTGCTATTTCAAATGCTTCGGCAACATCAGCAGATCTTACCTTAACGGCTAAAGATTTTTCTGTTGATGATGTCTCTTACCACGATTTAGCAGCGCATTTAATTTCGCATAATGGCGCAACACATTTTGAAATCACAAAAGGGATTGGCGATAATCAGGCGCTTTCTGGTCGTTTAGACGTTACGAAACAGGATAAAAATTATCATTTTTCGATGCAAGCCAGTCCAATGATTTTGCCGTCTCAACTTCTCTTTGAAACTTTTGGGGCTCCGGCTATCCTTTCAGGCGCTTCCGAATTGGTTGGACATCTGGAAGGGCAGGGAAATGATCTCAATGCTATCCTTTCAACTCTGACAGGTAAACTTGGGGCGTCCACGATTGACAGTTCTCTTAAACGTCAGATTTTAGTGGATTTGGCGGGTCCTTTGAGAGCGATCTTTAAGCTGGGAAGTAAAGACATTCCACTGCGCTGTGCGGCTGCGGCGGCAAGCTTTAATAATGGTCGTGGGGATATTTCTGCCTTTGGTTTTGAGGCAAATCATTTAAGCCTTACGGGAAATGGTTGGATTTCGCCTCTTCAGCAATCCCTTGATCTGCGTTTGAATCCCCAAATGAGTTATGCGGGCGAGGTGGTCAATTCACCATTAGAAGTCAGCGGCGAGTTTGGCGATTTAAAAACGGTTGTCTTACGTGCAAGTGGCGGCCCCTTAGGTCTGCAACTTGGCGGTGGCAATAATAGCGATAACTGCAAATCTCTTCTTTCCGCAGCAAGAATGGGCATTCCCGGCCCTGAACCCAAAGAAGCAGAGGGCGACAATAAAGGAGAAAAAGTTGCCAGCGGCTTATTGCGGATCTTAGGCCTGTAA
- a CDS encoding replication-associated recombination protein A has translation MNDLFGEADNGSKISSESFLGGKETKAGRQPLADRLRPRVLEEVCGQEDLLGTAGRITRMLGRGFLPSLILWGPPGCGKTTLARLLAERSGLDFVQISAVFSGVADLRKVFTQAEKSASRGTLLFVDEIHRFNRAQQDGFLPYVENGLITLVGATTENPSFALNPALLSRCQVLVLKALGADAMEKMLQRAEVLQEQVLPLDENARKRLIEMADGDGRYLLNLAEQVFLFPQDHPLDVKALEQNLSRRALRYDKSREEHYNLISAFHKSIRGSDPDAALYWYARMIEGGEDPRYIARRLLVIASEDVGEAAPGALPLVVAATETYERLGSPEGELSLAQAIVHLATAPKSNAVYKALKQARAVARETGSLMPPPHILNAPTNLMKAVGYGEGYQYDHDQEGAFSGQNYFPNEMARIRFYAPSSRGYEVEINKRLHILEERRAFLQDQARRQSGRE, from the coding sequence ATGAATGATTTGTTTGGAGAGGCGGATAATGGATCAAAAATTTCTTCCGAATCTTTTTTAGGCGGCAAAGAAACAAAAGCTGGACGCCAGCCTTTGGCAGACCGTTTGCGTCCGAGAGTGCTGGAAGAGGTTTGCGGTCAGGAAGATCTTCTTGGGACAGCAGGACGTATTACCCGAATGCTGGGTAGAGGGTTTTTACCAAGTCTCATTTTATGGGGGCCTCCGGGATGTGGAAAAACAACGTTGGCACGTTTATTGGCAGAAAGAAGTGGTTTGGATTTCGTTCAAATTTCTGCTGTATTTTCAGGCGTTGCCGATTTAAGAAAAGTTTTCACGCAGGCTGAAAAAAGTGCTTCACGGGGCACATTGCTCTTCGTCGATGAAATTCATCGTTTTAACCGAGCACAGCAAGACGGGTTTTTACCTTATGTCGAAAATGGACTGATTACGCTGGTGGGAGCCACAACAGAAAATCCGTCTTTTGCCTTAAATCCGGCGCTTTTATCACGCTGTCAGGTTCTGGTGCTGAAGGCTTTAGGTGCTGATGCCATGGAGAAAATGCTCCAACGCGCAGAGGTTTTGCAAGAACAGGTTTTGCCTTTGGATGAAAATGCTCGCAAGCGTTTAATTGAAATGGCGGACGGTGATGGACGGTATTTGTTAAATCTCGCAGAACAAGTTTTTTTATTTCCGCAAGATCATCCTTTAGATGTCAAAGCATTAGAGCAGAATCTTTCCCGGCGTGCGCTTCGTTATGATAAAAGCCGGGAGGAGCATTATAATCTTATTTCAGCCTTCCATAAATCGATTAGAGGCTCAGATCCGGATGCTGCGCTTTATTGGTATGCCAGAATGATCGAGGGGGGAGAGGATCCACGTTATATTGCCCGCCGCCTTCTTGTCATTGCGAGTGAAGATGTGGGTGAGGCGGCACCGGGTGCTCTTCCGCTCGTGGTTGCTGCAACGGAAACGTATGAACGTCTGGGAAGTCCAGAGGGGGAGCTTTCACTGGCACAGGCTATCGTTCATTTGGCAACAGCGCCAAAATCGAATGCTGTTTATAAGGCGTTAAAACAGGCAAGAGCCGTTGCAAGGGAGACTGGAAGTCTGATGCCGCCGCCCCATATTCTCAATGCCCCAACCAACTTAATGAAGGCGGTTGGATATGGCGAAGGTTATCAGTATGATCACGACCAGGAAGGGGCATTTTCAGGTCAGAATTATTTTCCTAATGAGATGGCAAGAATACGTTTTTATGCCCCATCCTCACGAGGGTATGAAGTTGAAATTAATAAGCGTTTACATATTTTAGAAGAGCGCCGAGCGTTTTTACAAGATCAAGCGCGGCGACAATCAGGAAGAGAATAA
- a CDS encoding RluA family pseudouridine synthase, which yields MAEPEIKKVIADEENIRLDRWVRRYFPDLPQGAIQKFCRKGEIRVNGKKAETKTRLSEGDEVKIPQIKREFGTRDKTKTIDPELAERAKKLMIYEDKYLAVMNKPSGLSTQGGTGLKEHVDLMLDAMVSEDGVRPRLVHRLDKDTSGVLLIAKTPGVAASLAEAFRQREVEKKYWAVVVGRPEVPAGKINQPLAKIGAGAASIMAPVRLKEEGALYAVSFYETLDHAGKKFAWLELSPETGRTHQLRVHCEVIETPILGDPRYGGEKAHQDGFIDRLHLHARFLDFPHPKGGRLQVTAPLPPHMVDTFKQLGFCAGQTPKPRREK from the coding sequence ATGGCAGAGCCAGAAATAAAAAAAGTTATCGCAGATGAGGAAAATATTCGTTTAGATCGTTGGGTCAGACGTTATTTCCCAGATCTTCCTCAGGGCGCAATTCAAAAATTTTGCCGTAAGGGCGAGATTCGTGTGAATGGCAAAAAAGCAGAGACGAAAACACGTCTCTCAGAAGGGGATGAGGTAAAAATTCCTCAGATTAAGCGGGAATTCGGGACAAGGGATAAAACGAAGACAATAGATCCTGAGCTGGCAGAACGTGCTAAAAAACTCATGATTTATGAAGATAAATATTTGGCGGTGATGAATAAACCTTCTGGCCTTTCAACACAGGGCGGAACAGGTCTTAAAGAGCATGTTGATTTGATGCTGGATGCGATGGTTTCAGAGGATGGGGTGCGCCCCCGTCTCGTACACCGCTTGGATAAAGATACTTCCGGCGTTTTGCTCATTGCAAAAACACCGGGCGTTGCTGCCTCGCTTGCGGAGGCTTTTCGGCAGCGTGAGGTTGAGAAAAAATATTGGGCAGTTGTTGTCGGGCGTCCTGAAGTGCCTGCCGGAAAAATTAATCAGCCTTTGGCAAAAATTGGTGCGGGTGCGGCTTCTATCATGGCACCTGTTCGTTTAAAGGAAGAGGGCGCATTATATGCTGTCAGCTTTTATGAGACATTGGATCATGCCGGTAAAAAATTTGCATGGCTGGAACTTTCACCAGAGACAGGCCGGACGCATCAATTAAGGGTGCATTGTGAAGTCATTGAAACACCAATTTTGGGAGACCCTCGCTACGGTGGTGAAAAGGCGCATCAAGATGGTTTTATTGACAGGCTCCATTTGCATGCACGGTTTTTAGATTTTCCACATCCTAAAGGGGGGCGCTTGCAGGTGACGGCTCCGCTACCGCCGCACATGGTTGACACATTTAAACAGCTTGGATTTTGCGCCGGGCAGACGCCAAAGCCAAGGCGGGAAAAATAA
- a CDS encoding restriction endonuclease subunit S, giving the protein MNKIEQLIQKHCPNGVEFKSISEIFTIRNGYTPSKSNQNYWVDGDVPWFRMDDLRKNGHILNNSLLKITKEAVKGGKLFPKNSIIIATSATIGEHALITVPYLCNQRFTSLTLKSKFLKSFHIKFIFYYCFLLDEWCLKNTTKSSFASVDMNGFKQFPFPIPPLEVQEEIAAILDQFTELEAELEAELEARKKQYHYYREQLLSFSYNSDTSQASIKLLSEVCNILDSKRRPITRSQRVAGDFPYYGANGIQDWVENYIFDGNFLLIGEDGSVMTDRGTPIVNWATGKFWANNHVHVLSAKQGLNLRYLYHLAQMINIRQWVQGLPPKLNQENLKNLKLPIPSLLEQERIVAILDRFDALVNDISHGLPAEIKARRQQYEYYRDRLLTFKEAV; this is encoded by the coding sequence ATGAATAAGATTGAACAGCTCATTCAAAAACATTGCCCGAATGGGGTTGAATTCAAAAGTATTTCAGAAATTTTTACTATACGAAACGGCTATACCCCATCGAAAAGCAATCAAAATTACTGGGTTGATGGTGATGTTCCTTGGTTTAGAATGGATGATTTACGAAAAAATGGTCATATTCTCAATAATTCACTGCTAAAAATAACAAAAGAAGCTGTAAAAGGTGGAAAATTATTTCCTAAAAACTCAATTATTATTGCCACCAGCGCAACAATTGGTGAACATGCGCTTATTACCGTTCCATACCTGTGTAATCAACGCTTTACTTCGCTTACTTTAAAATCAAAATTTTTAAAATCATTTCATATCAAATTTATTTTCTATTACTGTTTTCTCCTTGATGAATGGTGCCTAAAAAATACGACAAAATCTAGTTTTGCTTCTGTTGATATGAACGGATTTAAGCAATTTCCCTTTCCTATCCCCCCTCTCGAAGTTCAAGAAGAGATTGCCGCTATCCTTGATCAGTTTACAGAGCTGGAAGCGGAGCTGGAAGCGGAGCTGGAAGCACGCAAAAAGCAGTATCATTATTACCGAGAACAACTTTTAAGCTTCAGTTATAATTCAGACACAAGTCAAGCAAGCATAAAACTCTTGAGTGAAGTTTGCAACATCTTAGATTCAAAAAGACGCCCTATCACGCGCTCTCAAAGAGTAGCTGGGGATTTCCCCTATTATGGCGCTAATGGTATTCAAGATTGGGTAGAAAATTATATTTTTGATGGGAATTTTCTTCTTATCGGGGAGGATGGAAGCGTCATGACAGATAGAGGTACACCAATTGTAAACTGGGCCACAGGGAAGTTCTGGGCGAATAATCACGTTCATGTTTTATCCGCTAAGCAGGGATTGAACCTACGTTATTTATACCACCTAGCCCAGATGATAAATATTCGCCAATGGGTTCAAGGATTACCTCCAAAACTCAATCAAGAGAATTTAAAAAACTTAAAACTTCCCATTCCCTCACTTTTGGAACAAGAACGCATTGTCGCTATTTTGGATCGGTTTGATGCGCTGGTGAATGACATCTCTCACGGCCTGCCTGCTGAAATTAAGGCAAGACGCCAACAATATGAATATTACAGAGATAGGCTCTTAACTTTTAAAGAGGCTGTCTAA
- a CDS encoding anticodon nuclease, whose translation MFENALHEIKKKMTSKVTLLYAFNGTGKTQLSKLFYEDRPEETLYYNAFTEDLFHWDNEQSLLGFNKSSWLLKTIEEQGLENRISKNFKSIITSKLEPSFNFLEGHVSFDFNTGDDTASQSIKISRGEESVFIWSIFYTLLENLEESQKEDEVFKKIKYILIDDPVSSMDEGRIITIALKLSALIKKTKSLKFLISTHHPLFFNILYAEHGAKEHAFICTRENNAINFIAQKNDSPFLYHHAILLEIEKAILQDNLKKYHFNLFRTLLEKTANFLGHDRWKTLLSESSSDKIQQLEITKRINHHSHGSLSESETDFLSPEDREIFTNAFNHFIQKFHYSSFKKAS comes from the coding sequence ATGTTTGAGAATGCTTTACACGAAATTAAAAAGAAAATGACTTCCAAAGTCACGCTTTTATATGCATTCAATGGCACGGGCAAAACACAGTTATCAAAGTTATTTTATGAAGATAGACCAGAAGAAACACTTTATTATAATGCCTTTACGGAAGATTTATTTCATTGGGACAACGAACAATCTCTCTTAGGCTTTAATAAATCATCTTGGCTATTGAAAACTATTGAAGAGCAAGGTTTAGAAAATCGTATTTCTAAAAATTTTAAGAGCATCATTACCTCTAAATTAGAACCTTCTTTTAATTTTTTAGAAGGGCATGTTTCCTTTGACTTTAATACGGGGGATGACACAGCTTCTCAAAGTATAAAAATCTCTAGAGGAGAAGAAAGCGTCTTTATCTGGAGTATTTTTTATACACTCTTAGAAAATCTGGAGGAGTCACAAAAAGAAGATGAGGTATTTAAAAAAATTAAATATATCCTTATTGATGATCCTGTCTCTTCGATGGATGAGGGGCGTATTATTACAATTGCCCTTAAATTATCTGCCCTTATAAAAAAAACAAAGAGCTTAAAATTTCTTATCTCTACGCATCATCCCCTATTTTTTAATATTTTATACGCAGAACATGGAGCTAAAGAGCATGCCTTTATCTGCACTAGAGAAAACAACGCTATAAATTTTATAGCACAAAAGAATGATTCCCCTTTTCTCTATCATCACGCCATTCTTTTGGAGATAGAAAAAGCAATTCTACAAGACAATCTTAAAAAATATCATTTTAATCTTTTTCGTACCCTTTTAGAAAAAACAGCTAATTTCTTGGGTCATGATCGTTGGAAAACCCTTTTATCTGAGTCCAGCTCAGATAAAATTCAACAATTAGAAATTACAAAAAGAATCAATCACCATAGTCACGGCTCTCTTTCTGAAAGTGAAACAGATTTTTTAAGCCCAGAAGATAGAGAGATTTTTACAAATGCTTTTAATCATTTCATCCAAAAGTTCCACTATTCATCTTTCAAAAAAGCTTCCTAA
- a CDS encoding type I restriction endonuclease subunit R — protein MTQENPTFENLFSTSAIEMIAASDESTLVGKFEPSAHKREGHQSEDELEKTFIQQLQEQGYEFLPISTEADLIQNLRLQLEKLNKFQFTDLEWDEFFKNKLSRPNAGILEKTKMLQLENTAQILEGEDGYDRNIHLIDKKNLHRNKLQVINQYRSEGEKRSHRYDVTILLNGLPIVHVELKRRGIAIRQAFNQINRYQRESFWEGSGLFQYVQLFVISNGTDTKYYSNTTRLGSIEAQNKVTKQPKQSSNSFAFTSNWADFHNKNILDLEDFTKTFFAKHTLLNILTRYCVLDAQDRLLVMRPYQIAATEQILSRIKTAANNPQSKNAKTGGYIWHTTGSGKTLTSFKAAQLACKMDEIDKVLFVVDRKDLDYQTMKEYDRFEKGAANANASTKILKEQLEKPSAKIIVTTIQKLSHFIKSDKNHPIKHQKIALIFDECHRSQFGEMHRDITKFFKNYHLFGFTGTPIFNLNQKKGGSPNIATTMQVFGDRLHAYTIVDAIKDKNVLGFKVSYHSTVKKAYETEDEPPTKENEEIFLASERISQITSYILENFQTKTYRNKSYKYEAKRRTGFNALFATASIKAARLYYEEFKHQQENLPSDKKLKIGMIYSYAPNEAEEENSDGTEGLDGSSRDFLDQVIADYNEMFQTNYNSGSGFSDYYKNLSQRLKDGDLDLVIVVNMFLTGFDAPCLNTLWVDKNLKYHGLIQAYSRTNRILNSVKQFGNIITFRDLENATNEALQIFGNKEAIEFAILKPYAHFLEEYQSHIDILLKNFPLNMEIIGETKQKDFIQLFGKILKLLNILKSFDEFDADTFLSPAELQDYRSRYLDLYEIFKQQSNTDSDTDIPLEGITFEIELLKQVEINIDYILKLVEEYLKENKNAALKENITKLVNANPSLRNKRELINDFMSKISSEDDIPKKWQIYIDLKKEEELEEIIKEERLKPELTHEFIKDAFIQGIVPEFGTGLAKILPPQSRFSKNNPSAENKKRVLQKLSEFLERFLDI, from the coding sequence ATGACTCAAGAAAATCCAACCTTCGAAAATTTATTTTCCACCTCTGCGATTGAAATGATTGCAGCCTCTGATGAGAGTACTTTGGTTGGAAAGTTTGAACCCTCTGCGCACAAACGAGAAGGCCACCAATCTGAAGATGAGCTTGAAAAGACTTTTATTCAGCAACTCCAAGAGCAAGGCTATGAATTTCTCCCAATTAGCACAGAGGCCGATTTAATCCAAAATCTACGTCTGCAACTCGAAAAATTAAACAAATTTCAATTTACCGATTTAGAATGGGACGAATTTTTTAAAAATAAGCTTTCTCGCCCGAACGCCGGCATTTTAGAAAAAACAAAAATGCTTCAGCTCGAAAATACCGCACAAATCCTAGAGGGCGAAGATGGCTATGATCGCAATATCCATCTCATTGATAAGAAAAATCTTCATCGAAATAAGCTCCAAGTCATTAACCAATATCGTTCCGAGGGCGAAAAACGATCGCATCGTTACGATGTCACAATTTTACTTAATGGCTTGCCGATTGTGCATGTGGAGTTAAAACGGCGCGGTATTGCCATCCGGCAGGCTTTTAACCAGATTAACCGCTATCAAAGAGAAAGTTTCTGGGAGGGGTCCGGTCTTTTTCAGTATGTACAACTTTTTGTTATTTCAAACGGCACAGACACGAAATATTACAGCAATACAACCCGTTTAGGATCAATCGAGGCCCAAAACAAGGTGACAAAACAGCCCAAACAATCTTCCAACTCTTTTGCCTTTACCTCTAACTGGGCCGATTTCCACAATAAAAATATTTTAGATTTAGAGGATTTCACCAAAACTTTTTTTGCTAAACACACGCTGTTAAATATTTTAACAAGATATTGTGTTTTGGATGCTCAAGATCGCCTTTTGGTTATGCGTCCCTATCAGATTGCCGCAACCGAGCAAATTTTAAGCCGTATTAAAACAGCCGCGAACAATCCCCAGTCAAAAAACGCAAAAACAGGCGGTTATATTTGGCACACAACCGGAAGCGGCAAAACCTTAACCAGTTTCAAGGCGGCACAGCTCGCCTGCAAAATGGATGAAATCGACAAAGTTTTATTTGTCGTAGATCGCAAAGATCTTGATTATCAGACAATGAAAGAATATGACCGTTTCGAAAAGGGGGCGGCAAACGCCAACGCATCCACAAAAATTTTAAAAGAACAGCTTGAAAAACCATCGGCAAAAATCATTGTCACAACCATTCAAAAGCTCAGTCATTTTATTAAATCCGACAAAAACCATCCGATCAAACATCAAAAAATCGCTCTGATTTTTGATGAATGTCACCGTTCTCAATTTGGAGAAATGCATAGAGACATTACAAAATTCTTTAAGAATTACCATCTTTTTGGTTTTACGGGCACGCCTATTTTTAATCTTAATCAGAAGAAAGGGGGAAGCCCTAACATTGCCACAACAATGCAGGTTTTCGGCGATCGCCTTCATGCCTATACGATTGTTGATGCGATTAAAGATAAAAATGTTCTAGGCTTTAAGGTCAGCTATCACAGTACAGTTAAAAAAGCGTATGAAACCGAGGATGAGCCGCCTACCAAAGAAAATGAAGAAATTTTTCTAGCGTCTGAGCGCATTTCGCAAATAACCTCTTATATTTTAGAAAATTTTCAGACCAAAACCTATCGAAATAAATCTTATAAATACGAGGCGAAAAGACGGACAGGCTTTAATGCCCTTTTTGCGACCGCCTCTATTAAAGCAGCCCGTCTTTATTATGAAGAATTTAAGCATCAGCAGGAAAATCTTCCCTCTGACAAAAAATTAAAAATTGGAATGATTTATTCTTACGCCCCAAATGAAGCCGAGGAAGAGAATTCAGACGGCACCGAAGGTTTAGACGGCTCTTCCCGTGATTTCTTAGATCAGGTTATTGCCGATTATAATGAGATGTTCCAAACAAATTATAATTCCGGCTCAGGCTTCTCAGATTATTATAAAAATCTTTCCCAGCGTTTAAAAGATGGCGATTTAGATCTTGTTATCGTTGTAAACATGTTTTTAACAGGGTTTGATGCGCCATGTTTAAATACATTATGGGTCGATAAAAATCTTAAATATCATGGGCTTATTCAAGCCTACTCCAGAACTAACCGCATTTTAAATTCGGTTAAGCAATTTGGGAATATTATTACTTTTCGAGATCTAGAAAATGCAACCAATGAGGCGCTTCAAATCTTTGGGAATAAAGAGGCTATCGAGTTTGCAATTCTAAAACCCTATGCTCACTTTTTAGAAGAATATCAAAGTCATATTGACATACTTTTAAAGAACTTCCCTCTTAATATGGAAATCATTGGGGAAACAAAACAAAAAGATTTTATCCAGCTTTTTGGAAAAATTTTAAAGCTTCTTAATATTTTAAAAAGCTTCGATGAATTTGATGCGGATACTTTTCTCTCTCCTGCAGAACTTCAAGATTACCGTAGCCGTTATTTAGACCTTTATGAAATATTCAAACAGCAGTCTAACACTGACAGCGACACAGATATCCCTTTAGAAGGTATTACTTTTGAGATTGAACTTTTAAAACAAGTTGAGATCAATATTGATTATATTTTAAAACTTGTTGAAGAATATCTTAAAGAAAATAAGAATGCTGCTCTTAAAGAAAACATTACAAAACTTGTTAATGCAAACCCTTCTCTTCGCAACAAAAGAGAGCTTATTAATGATTTTATGTCTAAAATCTCTTCTGAGGATGATATCCCAAAAAAATGGCAAATATATATTGATCTAAAAAAAGAAGAAGAACTTGAGGAGATTATTAAAGAGGAGCGTCTCAAACCAGAACTAACGCATGAGTTTATCAAAGATGCCTTTATACAAGGTATTGTTCCTGAATTTGGTACGGGACTTGCAAAAATTTTACCTCCCCAATCCCGTTTTTCAAAAAACAATCCATCTGCTGAAAATAAAAAAAGAGTATTACAAAAACTCTCTGAATTTCTAGAGCGCTTTCTTGATATTTAA